The Saccharothrix variisporea genome has a segment encoding these proteins:
- the folK gene encoding 2-amino-4-hydroxy-6-hydroxymethyldihydropteridine diphosphokinase: MTRAVLSIGSNMGDRLGYLRSAVAGFADSLVAVSPVYETAPWGVTDQDDFLNAVLIVSGSFGPWDLLRRGQALENASGRVRTLRWGPRTLDVDVVTVDDVVSEDPELLLPHPGAHERATVLVPWLDIDPDAVLPGHGRVADLVAGLDLTGVERRDDLSLTWR; encoded by the coding sequence GTGACTAGGGCTGTGTTGTCCATCGGTTCGAACATGGGCGACCGGTTGGGTTACCTGCGTTCGGCGGTGGCCGGGTTCGCTGATTCCTTGGTCGCGGTGTCCCCGGTGTACGAGACCGCGCCTTGGGGCGTGACGGACCAGGACGACTTCCTGAACGCGGTGCTGATCGTGTCGGGCTCTTTCGGCCCTTGGGACTTGCTGCGGCGCGGCCAGGCGCTGGAGAACGCGTCGGGGCGGGTTCGGACGTTGCGGTGGGGTCCGCGCACGCTGGACGTCGACGTGGTGACGGTGGACGACGTGGTGTCGGAGGATCCCGAACTGCTGCTGCCGCATCCGGGGGCGCACGAGCGGGCCACCGTGTTGGTGCCGTGGCTGGACATCGACCCGGACGCCGTGCTGCCGGGGCACGGGCGGGTGGCGGACCTGGTGGCGGGCCTGGACTTGACCGGCGTCGAACGCCGCGACGACCTGTCGTTGACCTGGCGTTGA
- the folB gene encoding dihydroneopterin aldolase, whose protein sequence is MGDRISLRGLRVRGFHGVFEHEKRDGQDFLVDITAWLDLSRAAATDDLRETLHYGELAERAAAIVAGEPYDLIETVAGKIADEVMTDLRVRAVEVTVHKPSAPIPLTFADVSVTVRRTRD, encoded by the coding sequence ATGGGTGACCGGATTTCGCTGCGCGGCTTGCGCGTGCGCGGGTTCCACGGTGTGTTCGAGCACGAGAAGCGCGACGGCCAGGACTTCCTGGTCGACATCACGGCGTGGCTGGACCTGTCCCGCGCGGCGGCCACCGACGACCTGCGCGAGACGCTGCACTACGGCGAGCTCGCCGAGCGGGCGGCGGCGATCGTGGCGGGCGAGCCGTACGACCTGATCGAGACCGTGGCGGGCAAGATCGCCGACGAGGTGATGACCGACCTGCGCGTGCGGGCGGTCGAGGTGACCGTCCACAAGCCGTCGGCCCCGATCCCGCTGACCTTCGCGGACGTGTCGGTGACCGTGAGGCGCACCCGTGACTAG
- the folP gene encoding dihydropteroate synthase has translation MGVLNVTPDSFSDGGRYLDLADAVAHGVAMHQRGADIVDVGGESTRPGAARVEPSVEAARVAPVIRELVAAGVPVSVDTMRAEVAAAALEAGASIVNDVSGGLADPSMASVVASARVPYVLMHWRGHSRQMDQLAVYDDVVRDVRDELCARVDAALAAGVSSDDIVLDPGLGFAKNASHNWQLLHRLDELLALGFPVLVGASRKRFLGSLLGGREPDGREDATAAVSTLAAFLGAWGVRVHDVDKSLDAVAVARAWRQGHG, from the coding sequence ATGGGCGTCCTGAACGTCACCCCGGACTCGTTCTCCGATGGCGGCCGGTACCTGGACCTGGCCGACGCGGTGGCGCACGGGGTGGCGATGCACCAGCGCGGCGCGGACATCGTGGACGTGGGCGGCGAGTCCACCCGTCCGGGTGCCGCCCGTGTCGAGCCTTCGGTGGAGGCGGCGCGGGTCGCTCCCGTGATCCGCGAACTGGTGGCGGCCGGGGTGCCGGTGTCCGTGGACACCATGCGCGCCGAGGTCGCTGCGGCTGCCTTGGAGGCGGGTGCGTCGATCGTGAACGACGTGTCCGGTGGTCTCGCTGACCCCTCGATGGCGTCTGTAGTGGCGTCCGCACGGGTGCCTTATGTGCTCATGCACTGGCGTGGGCACTCGCGGCAGATGGACCAGCTGGCCGTGTACGACGACGTCGTGCGTGACGTGCGCGACGAGCTGTGCGCGCGGGTGGACGCGGCGCTGGCGGCGGGCGTGTCGTCGGACGACATCGTGCTCGACCCCGGGCTGGGGTTCGCCAAGAACGCTTCCCACAACTGGCAACTGCTGCACCGCTTGGACGAGCTGCTCGCGCTGGGCTTCCCGGTGCTCGTGGGCGCGTCCCGCAAGCGTTTCCTGGGTTCCCTGCTGGGCGGCCGGGAACCGGACGGTCGCGAGGACGCGACCGCTGCCGTGTCGACGTTGGCTGCTTTCCTTGGCGCCTGGGGCGTGCGCGTGCACGACGTGGACAAGTCCCTGGACGCCGTCGCGGTGGCCAGGGCGTGGAGGCAGGGCCATGGGTGA
- the folE gene encoding GTP cyclohydrolase I FolE translates to MDQAGPSVVNGGAGLARRPFDQKRAEAAVRELLLACGEDPDREGLMDTPARVARAYRELFAGLYTDPDSVLAKTFDESHEELVLVTDIPMFSFCEHHLLPFHGVAHVGYIPNEQGRVTGLSKLARLVDLYAKRPQVQERLTSQVADALVRRLEPRGVIVVVEAEHLCMGMRGVRKPGSRTTTSAVRGLLRTSASSRAEAIELIKGRTR, encoded by the coding sequence ATCGACCAGGCCGGCCCCTCCGTCGTCAACGGAGGGGCCGGCCTCGCACGGCGGCCCTTCGACCAGAAGCGGGCCGAGGCGGCCGTGCGGGAACTGCTGCTGGCCTGCGGCGAGGACCCGGACCGCGAGGGCCTCATGGACACGCCCGCCCGCGTGGCGCGCGCGTACCGGGAGCTGTTCGCCGGGCTCTACACCGACCCGGACTCGGTGCTGGCGAAGACCTTCGACGAGAGCCACGAGGAGCTCGTCCTGGTCACCGACATCCCGATGTTCTCCTTCTGCGAGCACCACCTGCTGCCCTTCCACGGGGTCGCGCACGTCGGGTACATCCCCAACGAGCAGGGCCGGGTCACCGGCCTGTCCAAGCTCGCGCGGCTGGTGGACCTCTACGCCAAGCGGCCCCAGGTGCAGGAGCGCCTGACCTCGCAGGTGGCCGACGCCCTGGTGCGGCGGCTGGAACCGCGTGGTGTGATCGTCGTCGTGGAAGCCGAGCACCTGTGCATGGGCATGCGCGGCGTCCGCAAGCCCGGGTCGCGGACCACCACGTCCGCCGTGCGCGGGCTGCTGCGGACGTCGGCGTCCTCGCGCGCCGAGGCCATCGAGCTGATCAAGGGACGTACCAGGTGA